A stretch of the Bartonella henselae str. Houston-1 genome encodes the following:
- a CDS encoding electron transfer flavoprotein subunit beta/FixA family protein produces the protein MKIIVAVKRVVDYNIKIRVKPDSTGVDLSHVKMSMNPFDEIAVEEAVRQKESGKISEVVLVSIGPEAAQETLRTGLAMGADRALLVTTQETLEPLAIAKILKVIVQEEKPDMVFLGKQAIDDESNQTGQMLAALLGWGQATFASNLDIENGHAIVVREVDDGTQTLSLPLPIVMTADLRLNEPRYTSLPNIMKAKRKPIEQKALSDLGLETRKRLTVLSVEEPKPRQCGVKVANVAELVSALKQTNCI, from the coding sequence ACCGGATAGCACAGGCGTTGATCTATCCCATGTAAAAATGTCTATGAACCCTTTTGACGAAATTGCCGTAGAAGAAGCAGTCCGCCAAAAAGAATCCGGCAAAATTTCAGAAGTTGTTCTTGTTTCAATTGGACCAGAAGCAGCACAAGAAACCCTACGAACAGGACTTGCAATGGGTGCCGATCGCGCACTCCTTGTAACAACACAAGAAACACTCGAACCTTTAGCAATTGCTAAAATTCTCAAGGTCATTGTCCAGGAAGAAAAACCAGATATGGTCTTTTTAGGCAAGCAAGCCATTGATGACGAGAGCAATCAAACCGGTCAAATGTTAGCCGCCCTTCTTGGTTGGGGGCAAGCAACTTTTGCCTCAAACTTAGACATAGAAAATGGACATGCTATAGTCGTCCGCGAAGTCGATGATGGAACCCAAACCCTTTCCTTACCCCTCCCCATCGTCATGACGGCTGATTTACGATTAAATGAGCCGCGTTATACTTCTCTGCCTAATATTATGAAGGCAAAAAGAAAACCCATTGAACAAAAAGCTCTCTCTGATCTTGGCTTAGAAACACGGAAACGTTTAACGGTCTTAAGCGTAGAAGAACCAAAACCTCGTCAATGCGGTGTTAAAGTAGCAAATGTAGCAGAGCTGGTCAGTGCGCTAAAACAAACAAATTGCATTTAA